A window of the Fuscovulum sp. genome harbors these coding sequences:
- a CDS encoding TerB family tellurite resistance protein produces the protein MLQAILRALSAPEPTRLPQPDARLALAALLVRVAKTDGLYSAEEAERIDRVLMTHHQIGPFEVAKLRAEAEELENIAPDTVRFTRALKTATALEDRSALMEALWSVALADGVRDAEEDRLLRMVASLLGLTDVESGLARQRAERA, from the coding sequence ATGTTGCAAGCGATCCTGCGCGCGCTGAGCGCCCCCGAACCCACCCGCCTGCCCCAACCCGATGCCCGCCTGGCCTTGGCGGCGCTTTTGGTACGGGTGGCGAAAACCGATGGTCTTTATTCGGCGGAAGAGGCCGAACGGATTGACCGCGTGCTGATGACGCATCATCAGATTGGCCCGTTCGAAGTGGCCAAGCTGCGGGCCGAGGCGGAAGAGTTGGAGAACATCGCGCCGGATACGGTGCGGTTCACCCGCGCGCTGAAGACCGCCACGGCGTTGGAGGATCGGTCCGCGCTGATGGAGGCGCTGTGGTCTGTCGCACTGGCCGATGGGGTGCGCGATGCCGAGGAAGACCGCCTGCTGCGGATGGTGGCCTCCCTTCTGGGCCTGACGGATGTGGAATCCGGGCTGGCGCGACAGCGGGCCGAACGAGCCTGA
- a CDS encoding PhzF family phenazine biosynthesis protein codes for MLEFRTLDVFTTLPFTGNPLAVVLGADGLSTTQMQTIAREFNLSETIFVMAPRDPAHRARVRIFFPTAEIPFAGHPTIGCAILLASMDAGLEDAGLSDFERHIVLEEEAGLVPVTVWRKGGLMEAEFTAPVVPHGTEGLVAEDRLAPALGLEPGEIGFGAHRPGIWQGGPRFLYVPVASLSVLARARAMQPHWDAVMAAAGVDSAYLYTPGAERDFRARMFSPTAGIPEDPATGSATAILAAQLRASGVLADGANRFHLRQGVEMGRASDLFLSVDVVSGAVQAVRIRGAAVPVSEGRITVPQA; via the coding sequence ATGCTTGAGTTTCGCACGCTGGATGTGTTCACCACCCTGCCCTTCACGGGCAATCCACTGGCCGTGGTGCTGGGCGCGGATGGACTATCGACGACGCAGATGCAGACCATCGCGCGGGAGTTTAACCTGTCGGAAACCATTTTCGTGATGGCCCCACGCGACCCCGCCCACCGGGCGCGGGTGCGCATTTTCTTTCCAACAGCGGAAATACCCTTTGCGGGTCATCCCACAATCGGTTGCGCCATCTTGCTGGCCTCCATGGATGCCGGACTGGAGGATGCAGGTTTGAGCGATTTCGAACGGCATATAGTGCTGGAGGAAGAGGCGGGGCTGGTTCCTGTTACCGTCTGGCGGAAAGGCGGGTTGATGGAGGCGGAGTTCACCGCGCCGGTCGTGCCGCATGGCACGGAGGGGTTGGTGGCCGAGGACCGGCTTGCGCCCGCTTTGGGGTTGGAGCCGGGTGAAATAGGTTTTGGCGCGCATCGGCCGGGCATCTGGCAGGGCGGACCGCGGTTTCTGTATGTGCCGGTTGCCTCGCTGTCCGTGTTGGCCCGGGCGCGGGCGATGCAGCCGCATTGGGATGCGGTGATGGCGGCGGCTGGGGTCGACAGCGCCTATCTGTATACGCCGGGAGCGGAACGCGATTTCCGCGCGCGGATGTTTTCGCCGACAGCGGGCATTCCGGAAGACCCAGCCACCGGGTCGGCCACCGCGATCCTTGCGGCGCAGTTGCGTGCGAGCGGAGTGCTGGCGGATGGGGCGAACCGGTTCCATCTGCGGCAGGGGGTGGAAATGGGGCGAGCCTCGGATCTGTTCCTGTCGGTCGATGTCGTGAGCGGTGCGGTACAGGCCGTGCGCATCCGGGGGGCGGCGGTGCCGGTCTCAGAGGGCAGGATCACAGTGCCGCAGGCGTGA
- the rlmJ gene encoding 23S rRNA (adenine(2030)-N(6))-methyltransferase RlmJ has translation MLSYQHSYHAGNLADVQKHALLCWVLDYLTRKDKPLTYIETHSGRGLYDLGSPEASKTGEAALGIARVEGAFNADHPYRRSLAGVRALHGAQAYPGSPLLAAMALREGDVMHLAELHPQEHSALSALLLPWGAHIQKRDGFEMAMAVTPPTPRRGMMLIDPSYEVKADYQTIPKLIGQVVRKWNVGIIALWYPILTEGAHGPMLRALETAFLGSLRHELRFPPVRDGHRMIGTGMWMLNPPFGIEEECARLDAMFRGLGNA, from the coding sequence ATGCTTTCCTATCAACACAGCTATCACGCCGGGAACCTTGCCGATGTCCAGAAGCACGCGCTGCTGTGCTGGGTGCTGGACTATCTGACGCGCAAGGACAAGCCGCTGACCTATATCGAAACCCATTCGGGGCGCGGGCTTTATGATCTGGGCAGCCCTGAGGCCAGCAAGACAGGCGAGGCCGCGCTGGGGATCGCGCGGGTTGAGGGCGCGTTCAATGCCGACCACCCCTATCGCCGGTCGCTGGCGGGGGTGCGAGCACTGCACGGCGCGCAGGCCTATCCGGGATCGCCCCTGCTGGCGGCAATGGCGCTGCGCGAAGGCGATGTGATGCATCTGGCCGAGTTGCATCCGCAGGAACATTCGGCGCTGTCGGCGCTGCTGTTACCCTGGGGTGCGCATATCCAGAAGCGGGACGGGTTCGAAATGGCGATGGCCGTGACGCCCCCTACCCCGCGGCGCGGGATGATGCTGATTGACCCGTCCTATGAGGTGAAGGCCGATTACCAGACCATCCCCAAGCTGATCGGGCAGGTGGTCCGCAAATGGAATGTGGGGATCATCGCGCTGTGGTATCCGATCCTGACCGAGGGCGCGCATGGGCCGATGCTGCGGGCGCTGGAGACGGCGTTTCTCGGCAGCTTGCGGCATGAGTTGCGCTTTCCCCCGGTGCGGGACGGGCATCGGATGATCGGCACGGGAATGTGGATGCTGAACCCACCGTTCGGGATCGAAGAGGAATGCGCGCGGCTGGACGCGATGTTCCGGGGATTGGGCAATGCTTGA